A section of the Acidobacterium capsulatum ATCC 51196 genome encodes:
- a CDS encoding ABC transporter permease, whose protein sequence is MHTLLQDLRYALRQMRKSPGFTITVVLTLTLGIGANTAIFSVVNAVLRHPEGIDHPGRVAVLHVDYKKLGLNISEASIPDYADAASMHHLVEAAALEDEDGFNIEQNGHMARLRAADVTQQWFQVFGASPILGRVFSAGDELPGAAPVTVISYNLWQQQFGGAADAIGKTIDLDQKPYRVIGVMRSDFDWPRQRMLWVPMGLPPAAFVEHNRFNENGTAVVRLRPGITLAQLNAGLQQKMQEEFRLGTYGGYARQAGWSMYATAFTQYIAGSLQKPLYVLFGVVVLVLLIAAANVAGLFLARSSARGREFAIRAALGASTPRMVRQILMETLLLAGAAALMGCLAGPALGRFILSSIPHSLATGYSVRMQPAVLLFTAAIAVLTALVAGMGPAWRMTRHNQSLELREGGRSATASAEKQRLRSVFVIGEIAMAFLLLCGTGLFLTSLRQLQQVNPGFDSHHVLVGAVYYAGHNLEGNQARQAQFVHSVVQNLSARHGVQAAAVFPVPFGTGPMASTFSIEGRPQVPDQAQMHSQYSYSTPGYLQVMRIPLIAGRWFSTDDRNGTTPVVVIDAHLAHRWWPHSNPIGQRIGSPDGKNWATVIGVVGNIRNDSLEQNTSDGMRYYPFAQSQNGGVEFIARSHENLKLFQAQLQQAVQQADGAQAISTSETLDSLIANTLAGRQLIVWMLAAFAGLALLLSIIGIYGLISYITAQRTSEMGVRMALGAQRRDVLLLVLRAVLRWTAVGLLCGAACSVAASLLLRHAFAGFGDGLALSILLSTAALLLAGSCAGLLPAYRAASVDPMQALRNE, encoded by the coding sequence ATGCATACCCTGCTGCAGGACCTTCGCTACGCGCTGCGCCAGATGCGCAAGTCGCCGGGATTCACGATCACCGTTGTGCTGACGCTCACGCTCGGCATCGGCGCCAACACGGCGATCTTCAGCGTTGTCAACGCGGTCCTGCGGCATCCCGAAGGAATCGACCACCCCGGCCGCGTCGCCGTGCTTCATGTGGATTACAAAAAGCTAGGATTGAACATATCCGAAGCTTCCATCCCTGACTATGCGGATGCAGCCTCGATGCATCACCTGGTCGAGGCAGCCGCCCTCGAGGATGAAGACGGATTCAACATCGAGCAAAATGGACACATGGCGCGGCTGCGCGCGGCCGACGTTACGCAGCAATGGTTTCAAGTCTTTGGAGCCAGTCCCATTCTCGGCCGCGTCTTCAGCGCCGGGGACGAGCTGCCCGGCGCTGCGCCCGTCACCGTCATCAGCTACAACCTCTGGCAGCAGCAGTTCGGCGGCGCGGCAGACGCCATCGGCAAGACCATAGACCTCGACCAGAAGCCGTATCGCGTCATCGGTGTCATGCGCAGCGACTTTGACTGGCCGCGCCAGCGCATGCTGTGGGTCCCCATGGGACTGCCGCCTGCGGCCTTCGTCGAGCACAATCGCTTCAACGAGAACGGCACCGCAGTGGTGCGCCTGCGACCCGGCATCACACTCGCACAACTCAATGCGGGGCTACAGCAGAAGATGCAGGAAGAGTTCCGCCTGGGCACCTATGGCGGTTATGCGCGCCAGGCCGGATGGTCGATGTATGCCACGGCTTTCACCCAATACATCGCCGGCTCATTGCAAAAGCCGCTCTATGTACTCTTCGGCGTGGTGGTGCTGGTGCTTCTGATTGCCGCAGCCAATGTCGCCGGACTCTTCCTGGCACGCAGCTCGGCGCGCGGGCGCGAGTTTGCCATTCGCGCGGCATTGGGTGCAAGCACCCCACGCATGGTGCGGCAAATCCTGATGGAGACGTTGCTGCTCGCCGGTGCAGCCGCGCTCATGGGCTGCCTGGCGGGGCCTGCGCTCGGGCGTTTCATCCTGAGCAGCATTCCACACAGCCTGGCTACCGGCTATTCCGTGCGCATGCAGCCCGCCGTGCTGCTATTTACAGCGGCCATCGCAGTGCTCACTGCGCTCGTCGCCGGAATGGGTCCGGCATGGCGCATGACGCGGCACAATCAGTCGCTCGAGTTGCGCGAGGGTGGCCGCAGTGCGACGGCATCCGCCGAAAAGCAACGCCTGCGCAGCGTCTTTGTCATTGGCGAAATCGCCATGGCCTTCCTGTTGCTCTGCGGCACCGGACTCTTTCTCACCAGTCTGCGTCAACTGCAGCAGGTGAATCCCGGCTTCGATTCGCACCATGTTCTGGTCGGCGCGGTCTACTATGCCGGCCATAATCTCGAAGGCAATCAGGCGCGCCAGGCGCAATTCGTTCATTCGGTTGTTCAAAATCTTTCCGCTCGCCACGGTGTGCAAGCAGCCGCTGTCTTTCCGGTGCCATTTGGAACAGGCCCGATGGCCAGCACTTTCTCGATCGAAGGCCGCCCTCAGGTGCCCGATCAGGCACAGATGCACAGCCAGTACAGCTACTCCACGCCCGGCTACCTGCAGGTCATGCGAATTCCTCTGATTGCGGGCCGCTGGTTCAGCACGGACGACCGCAACGGCACCACGCCGGTGGTGGTCATCGACGCGCACTTGGCGCACCGCTGGTGGCCGCACAGCAACCCTATAGGGCAACGCATCGGCAGTCCCGATGGAAAGAATTGGGCAACCGTCATCGGCGTAGTTGGCAATATTCGCAACGACTCGCTTGAGCAAAATACCAGCGACGGCATGCGTTATTACCCCTTTGCTCAGTCTCAAAACGGCGGCGTGGAATTTATAGCGCGCTCCCATGAGAATTTGAAACTGTTTCAGGCACAATTGCAGCAAGCCGTGCAGCAGGCTGACGGCGCCCAGGCAATTTCCACTAGCGAGACGCTCGACTCGCTCATCGCGAATACCCTCGCCGGCCGTCAACTCATCGTGTGGATGCTCGCAGCCTTCGCCGGGCTGGCGCTGCTGCTCTCCATCATCGGAATCTACGGCCTGATCAGCTACATCACCGCGCAGCGCACGAGTGAGATGGGGGTGCGCATGGCGCTCGGGGCGCAACGCCGCGATGTCCTGCTCCTGGTGCTCCGCGCGGTTTTGCGCTGGACCGCCGTCGGCCTGCTCTGCGGCGCGGCCTGCTCGGTCGCAGCCTCGCTGCTTCTGCGCCATGCCTTCGCCGGATTCGGCGATGGCCTCGCGCTCTCCATCTTGCTTTCCACCGCAGCGCTGCTGCTCGCCGGCTCCTGCGCCGGACTTCTGCCGGCCTATCGTGCCGCCTCCGTAGACCCCATGCAGGCTTTGAGAAATGAATAG